In Marinibacterium anthonyi, the DNA window GCGTGCTGTCCTTTCTCAAGGGCGTTCTGCTGGACGATCCCCAAGCGCTGCTGGATCCACCCGGCGAGCATTCCAGATCGGCGCGGGTCGCCAGGTTCACCGATTGCGACCAGATCCGCGCGGCGGAGGACGTTCTGAAGGCCTATGTGCTGGAGGCGATCGAGAACCAGAAGGCCGGCAGGACGGTGGCGTTTCCCAAGGATGACCTGGAATACCCCGAGGAACTGACCGCGCATCTGGACGCCGACGACGCGTTCCGCGCCGCCTTCGAATCGCTGACCCCCGGCCGCCGCCGCAGCTGGGTGCTGCATGTGTCGCAAGCCAGGCAGGCGAAGACCCGGGTGTCGCGGATCGAAAAGGCCATGCCGAAGATCTTCGACGGCAAGGGGCTGACAGACCGCTAGGCTACCAGCCGCTGGCGGCGTCCCGGGCGATTTCCGACAGCAGGTCCTCGACCTGCTGCATCTCGCCGTCGGGGTAGTCGCGATGGCCCACGGTGACCTTGCCGTCGATCTCGGTCACGAAGATCGAATAGGGGCAATGGACGATGTTCATCGGATCGACCTCCATCACATCGCGCGAGACGGTGGCGGAACAGAAAAGGTAGACATCCGCCGCCGAAAAGATCTGTTCCGTGGCGCCCACATCGCCCGCCGTGCGGTTCAGCATATCGCCCACGTGGCTGACGTGATCGACCACGAAGCCCCGGTTCACGATGCCGTTCTCGACCGCGAAGGCGGTGTCGGCAAAGCTGCCGTCTGCCGGATAG includes these proteins:
- a CDS encoding hypothetical protein (putative conserved protein), encoding MSDIITDPAVDAIFAKAPTWGAEMAELRRILLACPVKEELKWRQPCYTAHGGNIAIIGQYKDACVLSFLKGVLLDDPQALLDPPGEHSRSARVARFTDCDQIRAAEDVLKAYVLEAIENQKAGRTVAFPKDDLEYPEELTAHLDADDAFRAAFESLTPGRRRSWVLHVSQARQAKTRVSRIEKAMPKIFDGKGLTDR